A single window of Candidatus Methanomethylicota archaeon DNA harbors:
- a CDS encoding PLP-dependent transferase, with translation MNGKGLSTKAIHGGGREEGLTDIIPPIHQTVIFLHPTDVNIRGRELKYSREDNPTVHLLEKRIAELESGKDCLAFSSGMAAISTLILGNLSKGDILLTSKEIYGTTLQLFRSLDKFGIQVIAVKNEDVLNYIKEGIKMVFIETITNPILKVSDIPNLVKACKEIGAILVVDNTFATPILVRPLELGADYVIESATKYISGHNDVIAGILAGWNLNGLWDWRKNLGGCLDPFAAYLVLRGLKTLKIRVLQHCKNAEEVVKYLLSHKKVKKVYYPTLNNDFAKKFMNKFGGVVSFEVENGEKAIKVLKSLKMISPAPSLGGVESIMSHPATSSHKNLSKEEREELGISDGLLRLSVGLEDVEDIINDLDQALANI, from the coding sequence ATGAATGGAAAAGGGCTATCAACTAAAGCAATTCATGGTGGAGGAAGAGAGGAAGGACTTACAGACATAATTCCTCCAATTCATCAAACAGTAATTTTCTTACATCCAACAGATGTGAATATAAGAGGAAGAGAATTAAAATACTCAAGAGAAGATAATCCAACAGTACACTTATTAGAAAAAAGAATTGCTGAATTAGAAAGTGGAAAAGATTGTTTAGCATTTTCATCTGGCATGGCAGCTATATCTACATTAATTCTAGGAAATTTATCTAAAGGAGATATACTTTTAACTTCAAAAGAGATTTATGGAACAACTCTTCAATTATTTAGATCTTTAGATAAATTTGGAATTCAAGTAATAGCTGTAAAAAATGAAGATGTTTTAAATTATATAAAAGAAGGCATAAAAATGGTATTTATTGAAACTATAACAAATCCAATATTGAAAGTATCAGATATTCCAAATTTAGTTAAAGCATGTAAAGAAATTGGAGCAATTCTTGTTGTAGATAATACTTTTGCCACTCCAATATTAGTTAGACCATTAGAATTAGGAGCAGATTATGTTATAGAAAGTGCTACGAAATACATTAGTGGACATAATGATGTCATTGCTGGTATTTTAGCTGGATGGAATTTAAATGGATTATGGGATTGGAGAAAGAATTTAGGTGGATGTTTAGATCCTTTTGCTGCTTATCTTGTATTAAGAGGATTGAAAACTCTTAAAATTAGAGTTTTACAGCATTGTAAAAATGCAGAAGAAGTTGTAAAGTATTTATTATCTCATAAGAAAGTGAAAAAAGTTTATTATCCTACATTAAATAATGATTTTGCTAAAAAATTTATGAATAAATTTGGAGGAGTAGTTTCATTTGAAGTAGAAAATGGAGAAAAAGCAATTAAGGTTTTAAAATCATTAAAGATGATAAGTCCAGCACCAAGTTTAGGTGGTGTAGAGAGCATAATGTCACATCCAGCTACATCATCTCATAAGAATTTAAGTAAAGAAGAAAGAGAAGAGTTAGGAATAAGTGATGGATTATTAAGACTTTCAGTAGGATTAGAAGATGTGGAAGATATTATTAATGATTTAGATCAAGCCTTGGCAAATATTTGA
- a CDS encoding hotdog fold thioesterase: MYRETPYNDMYELVNNDKIAQLFGIILEDYGEGWAKTSMIIKEDMLNAYNLAHGAAIYALADVAFAAACNSHGLKAVALSVTIHYRRPASLGRKLFAIAEEESKGKTTALYKIKVIDEEGKLIALATGLAYISGD; this comes from the coding sequence ATGTATAGAGAAACTCCTTATAATGATATGTACGAACTTGTAAATAATGATAAAATAGCTCAATTATTTGGAATAATTCTTGAAGACTATGGTGAAGGATGGGCAAAAACTTCTATGATTATAAAAGAAGATATGTTAAATGCTTATAATTTAGCTCATGGTGCTGCAATTTATGCACTTGCAGATGTTGCATTTGCTGCTGCTTGTAATTCTCATGGATTAAAAGCTGTAGCTCTTTCAGTTACTATTCACTATAGAAGACCAGCAAGTCTTGGAAGAAAATTATTTGCAATAGCTGAAGAAGAAAGTAAAGGAAAAACTACTGCTTTATATAAAATAAAAGTAATTGATGAAGAGGGAAAACTTATAGCATTAGCTACTGGACTTGCTTATATTTCAGGTGATTAA
- a CDS encoding DUF488 domain-containing protein, translated as MLFKIWMMGYGSKSKEKVISLLKNNEIELVIDIRRWPTSKREEFKKEELEKWLNENGIKYVWMGDLLGGYRNGGFEKYMKTQNFKEGIKKLLEFSLNQKTCLLCLEENIKACHRRFIAEYLKCMGLEIINI; from the coding sequence GTGTTATTTAAAATTTGGATGATGGGATATGGATCTAAAAGTAAAGAAAAAGTAATTTCACTACTTAAAAATAATGAAATAGAACTTGTTATTGATATAAGGAGATGGCCTACTTCTAAAAGAGAGGAATTTAAAAAAGAAGAACTTGAAAAATGGCTTAATGAAAATGGAATAAAATATGTATGGATGGGAGATTTATTAGGTGGATATAGAAATGGGGGATTTGAAAAATATATGAAAACTCAAAATTTTAAAGAAGGAATAAAAAAATTGTTAGAATTTTCATTAAATCAAAAAACTTGTCTTCTTTGTCTTGAAGAAAATATTAAAGCTTGTCATAGAAGATTCATTGCAGAATATCTTAAGTGTATGGGATTGGAAATTATTAATATTTAA
- a CDS encoding alkaline phosphatase family protein translates to MKHLLYILLDGLGDRPIKSLSDRTPLEAAHHPNMDNLAKLGISGLVYTVGKGIAPESDIAVISMLGYDPFKTYTGRGPIEAFGAGIYMDDGDLAVRCNFATIDDNMNIIDRRCGRTLSNEEAKILAEAINNNLIFESHSAEFEFKNTIGHRGVLVIKSKEGPLSDNITNTDPAYIKLHGLGIATMNFSNKIEKCTPLDNSEEAKRSADLINEFTLKSHEILKNHPINLKRIKEGKPPANAILSRDAGSRIPKFQNIKEKYGRDFACIVEMPVERGIALLCGMDVVSFSTSNNQSFDYIKKAELVNELIEAYGVVYVHIKGPDEPAHDGDCEKKIKSIELIDEYFFGNLKLDLSNIVVVVSSDHATPCSLKSHSDDPVPIIISGGKIKNDGTEAFGERFCAKGSLGIMNGQEVLNKALSFTIL, encoded by the coding sequence ATGAAACATTTACTTTATATACTTCTTGATGGACTTGGAGATCGTCCAATAAAATCACTAAGTGATAGAACTCCTTTAGAAGCTGCTCATCATCCAAATATGGATAATCTTGCTAAATTAGGAATTTCAGGTTTAGTATATACTGTAGGAAAAGGTATAGCTCCAGAATCAGATATTGCAGTAATAAGCATGCTTGGTTATGATCCATTTAAAACTTATACTGGTAGAGGACCGATAGAAGCTTTTGGAGCTGGAATTTATATGGATGATGGTGATTTAGCAGTAAGATGTAATTTTGCAACTATTGATGATAATATGAATATAATTGATAGAAGATGTGGAAGAACACTTTCAAATGAAGAAGCTAAGATTTTAGCTGAAGCCATAAATAATAACTTAATTTTTGAATCTCATTCAGCAGAATTTGAATTTAAAAATACTATTGGACATAGAGGAGTATTGGTTATAAAATCAAAAGAAGGCCCTCTATCAGATAATATTACTAATACTGATCCAGCTTATATAAAACTTCATGGTTTAGGAATTGCAACTATGAATTTTTCTAATAAAATTGAAAAATGTACACCATTAGACAATTCTGAAGAAGCTAAACGATCTGCAGATTTAATAAATGAATTTACTTTAAAGAGTCATGAAATTTTAAAAAATCATCCAATAAATTTAAAGAGAATTAAAGAAGGTAAACCTCCTGCAAATGCCATACTTTCAAGAGATGCTGGATCTAGAATACCTAAATTTCAAAATATTAAAGAAAAATATGGAAGAGATTTTGCATGTATAGTAGAAATGCCAGTAGAAAGAGGAATTGCTTTACTTTGTGGTATGGATGTTGTTAGCTTTAGTACTTCAAATAATCAAAGCTTTGATTATATTAAAAAAGCTGAATTAGTTAATGAATTAATAGAAGCTTATGGTGTAGTTTATGTGCATATAAAAGGGCCTGATGAACCAGCACATGATGGAGATTGTGAAAAGAAAATAAAATCCATAGAATTAATTGATGAATATTTCTTTGGGAATTTAAAACTAGATCTATCAAATATTGTAGTAGTTGTAAGTTCAGATCATGCTACTCCATGTTCATTAAAATCTCATTCTGATGATCCTGTTCCAATAATAATATCAGGAGGAAAAATAAAAAATGACGGAACTGAAGCTTTTGGAGAAAGATTTTGTGCAAAAGGCTCACTTGGAATAATGAATGGTCAAGAAGTATTGAATAAGGCTCTTTCTTTTACAATTTTATAA
- a CDS encoding TldD/PmbA family protein: protein MKELEDLVEFLIKEGADYAEARLQKNTSIEVIMCNGEAEAPEFTENYGIGIRVMKDGALAFSSTNLIDWNNLKEIGLLALKIAKANNSKKIGFSREKIIKKDWKVDFKILPTEVDIKTILEVLKGIELEIKEVNLKTSNRMISFNGSIEEKLYVNSEGTRISSKVPRISGIIAITAYEGGKGCIQRILQYGETGGWERIENLNLPYKAKEETMAMRRILLEGKEVVPGIYDLIIGSEVAGIIAHEGCGHPQEADRILGREGAQAGESYLKRNDIGRKIGSEILNISDYPAIENSYGFYLYDDEGVEVRKKRLIVEGKINEFLHNRETAYEFGIESNGSARASSYSREPIIRMSNTFIEPGDYSFEELLEDIKHGIYIKSFMEWNIDDIRWNHRYVGLEAYAIENGELKHPIRDAVIEATTKVIFSSIDAIGNDLKFNAATCGKGQPDQGVPVWTGGPSIRMRNIYIKKRF, encoded by the coding sequence ATGAAAGAGCTTGAAGACCTAGTAGAGTTTTTAATAAAAGAAGGAGCAGATTATGCTGAAGCAAGATTGCAGAAAAATACTAGTATTGAAGTTATTATGTGTAATGGAGAAGCAGAAGCTCCTGAATTTACAGAAAATTATGGCATAGGAATACGTGTAATGAAAGATGGTGCATTAGCATTTTCTTCTACTAATTTAATTGATTGGAATAATTTAAAAGAAATAGGACTCTTGGCATTGAAAATAGCAAAAGCAAATAATTCAAAGAAAATAGGATTTTCAAGAGAAAAGATTATTAAAAAAGATTGGAAAGTAGATTTTAAAATTCTTCCTACTGAAGTTGATATAAAAACAATATTAGAAGTATTAAAAGGTATAGAATTAGAAATAAAGGAAGTTAATTTAAAAACTTCTAATAGAATGATTTCATTTAATGGTTCTATTGAAGAAAAACTCTATGTAAATAGTGAAGGTACAAGAATTTCATCTAAAGTACCAAGAATTTCAGGTATTATTGCAATAACAGCTTATGAGGGTGGAAAAGGTTGTATACAAAGAATATTACAATATGGAGAAACAGGAGGATGGGAAAGAATTGAAAATTTGAATCTTCCTTATAAAGCTAAAGAAGAAACTATGGCAATGAGGAGAATTTTATTAGAAGGTAAAGAAGTTGTTCCAGGAATTTATGATTTAATAATAGGAAGTGAAGTTGCAGGAATTATAGCTCATGAAGGATGTGGACATCCTCAAGAAGCAGATAGAATTTTAGGAAGAGAAGGAGCTCAAGCAGGAGAATCTTATTTAAAAAGAAATGATATAGGAAGAAAAATTGGAAGTGAAATTCTTAATATATCTGATTATCCAGCAATAGAAAATTCATATGGATTTTACTTATATGATGATGAAGGAGTGGAAGTAAGGAAAAAAAGATTGATAGTTGAAGGAAAAATTAATGAATTTCTACATAATAGAGAAACTGCTTATGAATTTGGAATTGAGAGTAATGGTTCAGCTAGAGCTTCTTCTTATAGTAGAGAACCTATTATAAGAATGTCAAATACTTTCATAGAACCTGGAGATTATTCATTTGAAGAATTATTAGAAGATATAAAACATGGCATATATATTAAAAGTTTTATGGAATGGAATATTGATGATATAAGATGGAATCATAGATATGTTGGATTAGAAGCATATGCTATAGAAAATGGAGAACTTAAACATCCAATTAGAGATGCTGTAATAGAAGCTACTACAAAAGTAATATTTTCTAGTATAGATGCTATTGGTAATGATTTGAAGTTTAATGCTGCAACTTGTGGAAAAGGACAACCAGATCAAGGAGTTCCAGTTTGGACTGGAGGGCCTTCTATAAGAATGAGAAATATTTATATTAAGAAAAGATTCTAA
- a CDS encoding MBL fold metallo-hydrolase: MKFLKEVEKAEVYILSDNSVKMGSKNMIGEHGFSALIISNKGEVLLDTGQTGKVLLNNLEILKKGIIRDIIISHGHYDHTGGLLALLRKISYSCQIYAHPMIFNKRFKKTKEELKEIGMPFSKEEIESIGGKLNLSSNPIVINQWIMTTGTIERELEFEKSYETEFFIEIEGKLQPDPFLDDQAVIFSIENKGLVIITGCAHSGLINTINYAKKMTDSSEVYAIIGGFHLDEVSKERLEETINHLKEINPKLIIPCHCTGKNAMFELKKEFGNSIIYGEVGLIIKL; the protein is encoded by the coding sequence ATGAAATTTTTAAAAGAAGTTGAAAAAGCAGAAGTATACATTTTATCAGATAATTCTGTAAAAATGGGTTCTAAAAATATGATTGGAGAACATGGATTTTCAGCATTAATAATTAGTAATAAGGGAGAAGTTCTTCTTGATACTGGTCAAACAGGAAAAGTTCTATTAAATAATTTAGAAATTTTAAAAAAAGGAATTATAAGAGATATTATTATTAGTCATGGCCATTATGATCATACAGGAGGACTTTTAGCATTACTTAGAAAAATATCATACTCATGTCAAATCTATGCACATCCTATGATATTTAATAAAAGATTTAAGAAAACAAAAGAAGAATTGAAAGAAATAGGAATGCCTTTTTCAAAAGAAGAAATTGAAAGTATTGGTGGTAAACTTAATTTATCTTCAAATCCAATAGTAATTAATCAATGGATAATGACAACAGGGACTATAGAGAGAGAATTAGAATTTGAAAAATCTTATGAAACAGAATTCTTTATTGAAATTGAAGGAAAATTACAACCTGATCCTTTTCTTGATGATCAAGCAGTAATATTTAGCATAGAGAATAAAGGACTTGTGATAATAACAGGATGTGCACATTCTGGATTAATAAATACAATAAATTATGCAAAGAAAATGACAGATTCAAGTGAAGTATATGCAATAATAGGAGGATTTCATTTAGATGAAGTTTCAAAAGAAAGACTTGAAGAAACAATAAATCATTTAAAAGAAATTAATCCTAAATTAATAATTCCATGTCATTGTACTGGTAAAAATGCTATGTTTGAATTAAAAAAAGAATTTGGTAATTCAATAATATATGGAGAAGTAGGATTAATTATAAAATTGTAA